A single Arachnia propionica DNA region contains:
- a CDS encoding phosphotransferase family protein — MNTGQLVARVLDPGWLSEQAGRPVRAARLRIKPRTSLVVGLDDTAGHPAGWLRFLWPISHNKAARTRREAGELGLETAEHELGELLAQTGPLPADPKLLKRIAAATASGKLGRWEASQVLRYNPLRRVVVRDGMRVVRVATSRDRGVAFDRFIAGVVETPLRLDDGTLDGVSVHAFTGAQDLAGLLAGNPPSRPSDESRLSRAASDSDESWLSRAASDSDGSWLSRAASDSDGSWLSRAASEASGPCRNHPGADRGPIRAAGAMLARLHVAGVPDDLARSLALRAPDPAAQGLAHAALLDELAPGLAERMRRVVARFPGAASAIPVLSHGDLSPDQVLTTRTGDRVWLTDFDRACLAPRAVDLGSFIAVLDDDAFLDGYRDGGGQLPPGDQLRRAVAASLILRAADPLRRASRAWEQEISANLDRIMEVLK, encoded by the coding sequence ATGAACACCGGACAACTCGTCGCCCGCGTGCTCGACCCCGGCTGGCTCAGCGAACAGGCGGGACGACCCGTCCGGGCCGCCCGGCTGCGGATCAAACCCCGCACCTCGCTGGTCGTCGGCCTCGACGACACCGCCGGCCATCCGGCCGGCTGGCTGCGTTTCCTGTGGCCCATCAGCCACAACAAGGCCGCCCGGACCCGCCGGGAAGCCGGTGAACTGGGCCTGGAAACCGCCGAACACGAACTCGGGGAGCTGCTGGCGCAAACCGGCCCGCTACCCGCCGACCCGAAACTGCTGAAACGCATCGCAGCCGCCACCGCGTCCGGGAAACTCGGGCGCTGGGAGGCGTCGCAGGTGCTGCGCTACAACCCGCTGCGCAGGGTGGTGGTGCGCGACGGGATGCGTGTGGTGCGGGTCGCGACCAGCCGGGACAGGGGGGTGGCCTTCGACCGTTTCATCGCGGGGGTGGTCGAGACCCCCCTCCGTCTCGACGACGGCACCCTGGACGGCGTCAGCGTCCACGCCTTCACCGGCGCCCAGGACCTGGCCGGCCTCCTCGCCGGAAACCCACCGAGCCGGCCCTCTGACGAAAGCCGGTTGAGCCGGGCTGCGAGCGATTCTGACGAAAGCTGGTTGAGCCGGGCTGCGAGTGATTCTGATGGAAGTTGGTTGAGCCGGGCTGCGAGCGATTCTGATGGAAGTTGGTTGAGCCGGGCTGCGAGCGAAGCGAGCGGCCCGTGTCGAAACCATCCCGGGGCTGACCGCGGCCCCATCCGCGCCGCAGGGGCGATGCTCGCCCGGCTCCACGTCGCCGGGGTTCCTGACGACCTGGCCCGCTCGCTCGCTCTCCGCGCCCCCGACCCGGCCGCCCAGGGCCTGGCCCACGCCGCCCTGCTCGACGAACTGGCCCCCGGCCTGGCGGAGCGGATGCGCCGGGTGGTCGCGCGGTTCCCCGGGGCGGCCTCCGCGATACCGGTGCTGTCCCACGGCGACCTGTCGCCCGACCAGGTGCTGACCACCCGTACCGGCGACCGGGTGTGGCTCACCGACTTCGACCGCGCCTGCCTGGCCCCCCGCGCCGTCGACCTGGGGTCCTTCATCGCGGTCCTGGACGACGACGCCTTCCTGGACGGCTATCGCGACGGCGGTGGCCAACTGCCCCCCGGCGACCAGCTGCGACGGGCGGTCGCGGCGTCGCTGATCCTGCGGGCCGCCGACCCGCTGAGGCGCGCGTCCCGCGCCTGGGAGCAGGAGATATCGGCGAATCTCGATCGAATAATGGAGGTTCTGAAGTGA
- a CDS encoding phosphotransferase, with the protein MKALSTVRALSGVRRAWPGRDGSITFELAAPAGKLRAGRVNREGEVWITGYASDPELPELTPGVAGRLVVHRFHRRAVVLACDRAIKFTRQGRANAVAVQSSQVAELCDGSGIAAARVLTHSPSRVELALLPGRTLHDLGGDALPGWRRFAETWPGLVARPAGLPEHTGADEANVLWRWFESAREHRALPLLDRLGAEVVETCQQLTSGDDGTRVLTHRDLHDKQLLWDGITLGLLDLDTAARGEAALDLGNLWAHVELRHAQGSLGAQERDRILALLLGDLAGALPTTLDRVAAYHRAARLRLAFVYAFRPRPTGWLSHWVEETLASSGPTTS; encoded by the coding sequence GTGAAAGCCCTGTCAACAGTTCGTGCGCTCAGCGGCGTGCGGCGTGCCTGGCCCGGGCGCGACGGCTCGATCACCTTCGAACTGGCGGCCCCCGCGGGCAAACTCCGCGCCGGGAGGGTCAACCGGGAGGGGGAGGTGTGGATCACCGGCTACGCCTCCGACCCGGAACTCCCGGAACTGACCCCCGGCGTCGCGGGCAGGCTCGTGGTGCACCGGTTCCACCGCCGGGCCGTGGTCCTGGCCTGCGACCGGGCGATCAAGTTCACCCGTCAGGGACGCGCCAACGCCGTCGCGGTGCAGTCCTCGCAGGTCGCGGAGCTGTGCGACGGCTCCGGGATCGCCGCGGCCCGGGTGCTGACCCACTCGCCGTCGCGGGTGGAACTGGCGCTCCTGCCCGGCCGTACCCTCCACGACCTCGGCGGCGATGCGCTGCCCGGGTGGCGGCGCTTCGCCGAGACCTGGCCCGGCCTGGTCGCGCGCCCCGCGGGGCTGCCGGAACACACCGGGGCCGATGAGGCCAACGTGCTGTGGCGATGGTTCGAAAGCGCCCGGGAACATCGGGCGCTGCCGCTGCTGGACCGGCTCGGGGCCGAGGTCGTGGAAACCTGCCAGCAGCTCACGTCCGGCGACGACGGCACCCGCGTGCTCACCCACCGCGACCTCCACGACAAGCAGCTGCTGTGGGACGGAATCACCCTCGGCCTGCTCGACCTCGACACCGCGGCCCGCGGCGAGGCCGCCCTGGACCTGGGGAACCTGTGGGCCCACGTCGAACTGCGACACGCCCAGGGGAGCCTCGGAGCGCAGGAACGCGACCGCATCCTCGCTCTGCTGCTGGGCGACCTGGCCGGGGCACTTCCCACCACCCTCGACCGCGTCGCCGCATACCACCGGGCCGCCCGGCTGCGGCTCGCCTTCGTCTACGCCTTCCGGCCAAGGCCGACCGGCTGGCTGTCCCACTGGGTGGAGGAAACCCTCGCTTCCTCCGGTCCCACTACATCGTGA
- a CDS encoding UDP-glucose dehydrogenase family protein produces MKISVVGCGYLGAVHAACMAELGHDVLGIDVDETKVAALSAGRAPFYEPGFEELLTRVLGTGRLRFTTTPGDDLADVDLHFIAVGTPQSGTGAADLSYVDAAITTLLAGAAPGSVVVGKSTVPVGTATQLADRLAERDIALVWNPEFLREGFAVADTLHPDRIVYGLPADPARAELGRARLDEAYARLLADGIPQIVADYATAELVKVAANSFLATKISFINAMAELCEATGGDVTALADALGHDDRIGRRFLGAGVGFGGGCLPKDIRAFVARAQELGVHDAVSFLREVDAINQRRRDRVVDLALRSLGDQLPGARITVLGAAFKPNSDDIRDSPALDIAHRLYLLGAQVSITDPKALDAAVRRHPDLVAEPDTQRALQDADLVLLLTEWDEYVQLDPARVANLVRRPVIIDGRNALNPARWRASGWTYHGLGR; encoded by the coding sequence ATGAAGATCTCGGTTGTCGGTTGCGGATACCTGGGAGCGGTCCACGCCGCCTGTATGGCCGAACTCGGACACGACGTGCTCGGCATCGATGTCGACGAAACCAAGGTGGCGGCGCTGTCCGCGGGCCGGGCGCCGTTCTACGAACCCGGTTTCGAGGAACTGCTCACCCGGGTCCTCGGCACCGGCAGGCTGCGATTCACCACCACCCCCGGCGACGACCTGGCCGACGTGGACCTGCACTTCATCGCCGTCGGCACCCCCCAGTCCGGGACCGGTGCCGCGGACCTCAGCTACGTCGACGCCGCCATCACCACCCTGCTGGCCGGGGCCGCGCCCGGGTCGGTGGTGGTGGGCAAGTCCACCGTCCCAGTCGGCACCGCAACACAACTCGCCGACCGGCTCGCGGAACGGGACATCGCCCTGGTGTGGAATCCCGAGTTCCTGCGCGAGGGATTCGCCGTCGCCGACACCCTCCACCCCGACCGCATCGTCTACGGCCTGCCCGCCGACCCCGCACGCGCGGAACTGGGACGCGCCCGGCTCGACGAGGCCTACGCCCGGCTGCTGGCCGACGGCATCCCGCAGATCGTCGCCGACTACGCGACGGCGGAACTGGTGAAGGTGGCCGCCAACTCGTTCCTGGCCACCAAGATCAGTTTCATCAACGCGATGGCGGAACTGTGCGAGGCCACCGGCGGCGACGTCACCGCCCTGGCGGACGCCCTCGGACACGACGACCGCATCGGCCGACGGTTCCTGGGGGCCGGGGTCGGGTTCGGCGGCGGCTGCCTGCCCAAGGACATCCGCGCCTTCGTCGCCCGTGCCCAGGAACTCGGCGTCCACGACGCCGTCTCCTTCCTGCGGGAGGTGGACGCCATCAACCAGCGCCGTCGCGACCGGGTGGTCGACCTGGCCCTGCGAAGCCTCGGCGACCAGCTTCCCGGGGCGAGGATCACCGTGCTCGGGGCGGCGTTCAAACCCAACAGCGACGACATCCGCGACTCGCCCGCCCTGGACATCGCCCATCGCCTGTACCTGCTCGGAGCGCAGGTGAGCATCACCGACCCCAAGGCCCTCGACGCCGCCGTTCGGCGGCACCCGGACCTCGTCGCGGAACCCGACACACAAAGGGCCCTGCAAGACGCCGACCTGGTGCTGCTGCTCACCGAATGGGACGAGTACGTCCAGCTGGATCCCGCGAGGGTGGCGAACCTGGTGCGACGCCCCGTCATCATCGACGGTCGCAACGCCCTCAACCCGGCCCGCTGGCGCGCGTCGGGCTGGACCTACCACGGCCTGGGAAGGTGA
- a CDS encoding sensor histidine kinase yields the protein MRRFLRRGGSTIRARFMFALVLVAGIALTISGVIVGILQSRHLKDTTENQLRRVEGELRALATDGVDPETKEPFSSAPNVLKTFMRRSVISPDSGEAGFIDGELRWVAIQDVKLRPEDDPELLEAVRGNLTGTDNVIKPIRTSKGNYRVLVAVVSIGDHKATLLRVIDLDRAGAQLRQSMAFYAVAAVLTVALLIAPTWLIVGRLLRPIGELRTATDQIDEHDLTTRVPVRGRDDLTALARAVNRMLDRVQGAVEGQRRLLDDVGHELRTPITVVRGHLELIDHDDPADVIQTRELAIDELDRMGVLVNDLLTLAKASQSDFVTPTSCDVAELTDQVLVKSKALGNRDWQLEHVAMVRAVLDPVRITQAWLQLAANAVKYSDEGTRIGIGSRVEDTSVLLWVRDQGIGMTPEETKAVRQRFVRTTAAVQRASGSGLGLNIVDSIVEAHGGHLDIESVPKGGSVFTLRIPMNPASPHATPIGPLPEGAPEPRGPQQ from the coding sequence ATGAGGAGGTTTCTGCGTCGCGGCGGATCGACGATTCGCGCCCGGTTCATGTTCGCGCTCGTGCTGGTGGCCGGGATTGCGCTGACCATCTCCGGGGTGATCGTCGGGATCCTCCAGAGCCGGCACCTCAAGGACACCACCGAGAACCAACTGCGGCGGGTGGAGGGGGAGCTGAGGGCGCTTGCCACCGACGGGGTGGATCCGGAGACCAAGGAGCCGTTCAGCTCCGCCCCCAACGTGCTGAAAACCTTCATGAGACGCAGCGTCATCAGTCCCGACTCGGGGGAGGCGGGTTTCATCGACGGCGAACTCCGGTGGGTCGCAATTCAGGACGTGAAACTCAGGCCCGAGGACGACCCCGAACTCCTGGAGGCCGTCCGGGGCAACCTCACGGGAACCGACAACGTCATCAAACCCATCCGGACGTCCAAGGGAAACTACAGGGTGCTGGTGGCCGTCGTCAGCATCGGCGACCACAAGGCCACCCTGCTGCGCGTCATCGACCTGGACCGGGCGGGGGCCCAGCTGCGGCAGTCCATGGCGTTCTACGCGGTGGCGGCGGTGCTGACGGTGGCGTTGCTGATCGCGCCGACCTGGCTGATCGTCGGCAGACTGCTGCGGCCGATCGGGGAGCTTCGGACCGCCACCGATCAGATCGATGAACACGACCTCACCACCCGGGTGCCGGTGCGGGGTCGCGACGACCTGACCGCCCTGGCGAGGGCCGTCAACCGGATGCTGGACCGGGTGCAGGGCGCGGTCGAGGGGCAGCGCCGGCTCCTCGACGACGTCGGGCACGAGCTGCGCACCCCGATCACGGTGGTGCGCGGACACCTGGAGCTGATCGACCACGACGACCCCGCCGACGTCATCCAGACCCGGGAACTCGCCATCGACGAACTCGACCGCATGGGAGTGCTCGTCAACGACCTTCTCACGCTCGCGAAGGCCTCCCAGAGCGATTTCGTGACCCCCACCAGCTGCGACGTCGCCGAACTGACCGATCAGGTGCTGGTGAAGTCGAAGGCGCTGGGGAACCGCGACTGGCAGTTGGAACACGTCGCGATGGTTCGGGCGGTGCTGGATCCGGTGCGGATCACCCAGGCGTGGCTCCAGCTCGCGGCCAACGCCGTCAAGTATTCCGACGAGGGAACCCGGATCGGCATCGGGTCGCGGGTGGAGGACACGTCGGTGCTGCTTTGGGTGCGCGACCAGGGCATCGGCATGACACCGGAGGAAACCAAGGCGGTGCGGCAACGGTTCGTCCGGACGACGGCCGCGGTGCAGCGGGCATCGGGGTCGGGGCTGGGCCTCAACATCGTCGACAGTATCGTGGAAGCCCACGGCGGGCATCTGGACATCGAATCCGTGCCGAAGGGCGGATCGGTGTTCACCCTGCGGATTCCGATGAATCCCGCAAGCCCCCACGCAACGCCCATCGGGCCACTCCCGGAGGGCGCTCCCGAACCGAGGGGACCACAACAGTGA
- a CDS encoding response regulator transcription factor encodes MSSILIIEDEPRIAGFIAKGLKSAGFTSETTPSGEMGATLAVHGNFSLIILDVGLPDIDGFEVLERIRGQGVATPVIMLTARSSVADRVAGLEGGADDYMPKPFSFEELLVRIRLRLRTEPEPARTTVNYLEHRGLVLDYRTRRAQVDGQWVDLSAREFTLAEVFLRNPGQVLSREQLLSNVWGFDFDPGSNIVDVYVSYLRNKLGKQRFETVRGMGYRLV; translated from the coding sequence GTGAGCAGCATATTGATCATCGAGGACGAACCCAGGATCGCTGGGTTCATAGCCAAGGGGTTGAAGTCGGCAGGATTCACCTCAGAGACCACGCCCTCCGGTGAGATGGGGGCCACGCTGGCGGTGCATGGCAACTTCTCGTTGATCATCCTGGACGTCGGGCTGCCGGACATCGACGGGTTCGAGGTGCTGGAACGCATCCGCGGCCAGGGGGTGGCGACGCCGGTGATCATGCTCACGGCCCGCTCGTCGGTGGCCGACCGGGTGGCGGGACTGGAGGGCGGCGCCGACGACTACATGCCGAAACCTTTCTCCTTCGAGGAACTGCTGGTCCGGATCCGGCTGCGGCTCAGGACCGAACCCGAACCCGCGAGAACAACGGTCAACTACCTGGAACATCGCGGCCTGGTGCTGGACTACCGCACCCGTCGCGCCCAGGTCGACGGCCAGTGGGTGGACCTGTCTGCCCGCGAGTTCACCCTCGCGGAGGTGTTCCTGCGCAACCCGGGCCAGGTACTCAGCCGCGAACAACTCCTGAGCAACGTCTGGGGCTTCGACTTCGACCCCGGCTCGAACATCGTCGACGTCTACGTCTCCTACCTGCGCAACAAGCTGGGCAAACAACGCTTCGAAACAGTCCGGGGAATGGGCTACCGCCTGGTGTGA
- a CDS encoding DUF222 domain-containing protein, with translation MFEMVPGCVAEAFAALDEANRHARAAEVAAVVAVAKAAELYEVDQEAVFEGMERVIFPGHAGTPGVGEFLAAEIAGILGISTGSALHRIADVLDVRFRFPRLWEAFLGGELRWWQVVDVTNRAAVLGVKAVEWLDRQLAWAMKVWSWQRILKHIDRWIVEADPAVAAERAEAERRRRDVEVSGITDGHCTIWGIVDAADGVAFDHALTAVARTLSAEEGDLRQRRAAAVGVLARRVSGQDALPAATVVMHVNATDPALGLVEPKDEAGGIAGSSPVASGAAVVERWGALLTARIPEFLAGSRVTVRPVVDPWAISPETPHHPSVSLRTAVEALMPHDVFPYGATPSRSCDLDHTIPYADDGGLGQTRWGNLGPLSRFTHRVKTHGGWHLTQPEPGIFHWSSPAGYQYLVTAQGTIRIASPPPRPRDPEPPPDLWEPPPPEAERSLETEAWATAAWVLAT, from the coding sequence ATGTTCGAGATGGTTCCCGGGTGTGTGGCGGAGGCCTTTGCCGCGCTTGATGAGGCGAATCGCCATGCCCGCGCCGCCGAGGTCGCCGCGGTGGTGGCCGTGGCGAAGGCCGCCGAACTCTACGAGGTTGATCAGGAAGCGGTGTTCGAGGGCATGGAGCGCGTGATCTTTCCCGGTCACGCGGGCACCCCCGGGGTGGGGGAGTTCCTCGCCGCCGAGATTGCCGGGATCCTCGGGATCTCCACCGGTTCGGCGCTGCATAGGATCGCCGACGTGCTGGATGTGCGCTTCAGGTTCCCGCGGCTGTGGGAGGCCTTCCTGGGCGGGGAGCTGCGGTGGTGGCAGGTGGTTGACGTCACCAACCGGGCTGCCGTGCTGGGCGTGAAGGCGGTGGAGTGGCTGGATCGGCAGCTCGCCTGGGCGATGAAGGTCTGGTCGTGGCAGCGGATCCTCAAGCACATTGACCGGTGGATCGTGGAGGCCGATCCCGCGGTCGCCGCGGAGCGGGCCGAGGCGGAACGCCGCCGCCGGGACGTGGAGGTCTCCGGGATCACCGACGGGCACTGCACGATCTGGGGGATCGTGGACGCCGCCGACGGTGTCGCATTCGATCACGCCCTCACCGCCGTCGCCCGGACCCTGTCCGCCGAGGAGGGCGACCTGAGGCAGCGGCGCGCCGCCGCGGTCGGTGTTCTGGCCCGGCGGGTGAGCGGCCAGGACGCGCTGCCCGCGGCCACCGTGGTGATGCACGTGAACGCCACCGACCCCGCCCTCGGGCTCGTGGAGCCGAAGGATGAGGCCGGCGGGATCGCAGGTTCGAGTCCCGTCGCATCGGGTGCCGCCGTGGTGGAGCGCTGGGGAGCGCTCCTGACCGCTCGGATCCCCGAGTTCCTGGCCGGTTCGCGGGTGACGGTCCGGCCCGTCGTTGATCCCTGGGCCATCAGCCCCGAGACCCCGCACCACCCCTCCGTTTCGCTGCGCACGGCGGTCGAAGCCCTCATGCCGCACGACGTGTTCCCTTACGGGGCGACGCCGTCACGGAGCTGCGACCTGGACCACACCATCCCCTACGCCGACGACGGCGGCCTGGGTCAGACCAGGTGGGGAAACCTCGGCCCGTTGTCGAGATTCACGCACCGGGTGAAAACCCACGGCGGCTGGCACCTGACCCAACCCGAACCGGGCATCTTCCACTGGAGCTCCCCAGCCGGATACCAGTACCTGGTCACCGCGCAGGGAACCATCCGCATCGCATCCCCGCCGCCCCGGCCCCGGGATCCCGAACCCCCGCCCGACTTGTGGGAACCGCCCCCACCCGAGGCGGAGCGGTCGCTGGAAACCGAGGCCTGGGCCACCGCGGCATGGGTCCTCGCCACCTGA
- a CDS encoding tetratricopeptide repeat protein yields the protein MSKRSTRSFDPGTSVLWLLLPVIGAIVGAAIPYLNSLDKFWSVIGPLLGAFVGFVPALKSWISARARNKWITEVSGDSGPIGEADLNSLCIHRSDRDVKDYVRRDAHDKLHDFLKDRTPVLVEGPSMAGKTRLVVEVLREEWPDARVLFPKSKEDVEKLLKNWRRPVRGAIIFLDELERFLGKEEFTLGVLNKWIDDSCIVVATTTHMNYTRWRKDLDSKFPGWDIFNRFHPLPLETKLSKHELEAVGNTSYAGDLPSIEQLGLGRVLGRAEDIRRRFTSALDSHQGRAGLVKAAVDWSRAGLGAASKETLLTLAKACDDDLWEEPDWEAEWSWVIGETATDAPLVLRTGKDSWEALDLIVEEADWPLTNTTLTTMATCPHTAFQALTLVFELHSKNLLTGDTATENLVQEAADLLQEISSANPSDADLLGFYAVFLTEIRHNHDRAEEIYEQAIKADPNDAKILGNYAIFLTDISHNHDRAEEIYEQAIKADPNDANLLDIYAIFLTKIRHNHDRAEEICKQAIKVDPNNANNLGIYSQLLFVTGRDEKGAKFAERALGLAEQGQEALCAECHFYLFMHSPRHRTASGRALKALLADEVTTGGWSFEGNLERLKQEEDPRYELAWAVAEALRTGDASALNDFEEWRDLDLPDREE from the coding sequence ATGTCGAAACGGTCCACGCGATCATTCGACCCCGGCACGTCGGTGTTGTGGCTGCTCCTGCCAGTTATCGGGGCCATCGTGGGCGCCGCAATCCCCTACCTCAACTCCCTCGACAAATTTTGGAGCGTGATCGGTCCACTTCTGGGAGCCTTTGTGGGCTTTGTACCAGCACTCAAGAGCTGGATTTCGGCGCGGGCACGCAATAAATGGATCACCGAGGTGTCTGGAGATTCCGGCCCGATCGGCGAGGCAGATCTGAATTCGCTGTGCATTCACAGGTCTGACAGGGATGTCAAAGACTACGTTCGCCGCGATGCGCACGACAAGCTTCACGATTTCCTGAAAGACCGCACCCCTGTCCTGGTGGAGGGCCCATCCATGGCTGGCAAGACCCGCCTCGTGGTCGAGGTGCTCCGCGAGGAATGGCCTGACGCCCGCGTCCTGTTTCCCAAGAGCAAGGAGGACGTGGAGAAGCTGCTGAAAAATTGGCGAAGACCCGTTCGCGGCGCCATCATTTTCCTCGACGAACTGGAACGCTTCCTGGGTAAAGAGGAGTTCACGCTCGGGGTCCTGAACAAGTGGATCGATGATTCCTGCATCGTGGTGGCCACCACGACCCACATGAACTACACCAGATGGCGCAAAGACCTGGACAGCAAGTTCCCCGGTTGGGACATCTTCAACAGATTCCACCCGCTCCCCCTCGAAACCAAACTGTCAAAGCACGAGTTGGAGGCGGTGGGGAACACGAGCTACGCCGGGGATCTGCCATCCATTGAGCAGCTCGGTCTCGGTCGCGTGCTCGGCAGGGCCGAGGACATACGCCGACGATTCACGTCCGCACTCGACAGCCACCAGGGGCGGGCCGGCCTGGTGAAGGCCGCGGTGGACTGGAGCCGCGCCGGCCTGGGGGCCGCGAGCAAAGAGACCCTCCTCACGCTGGCGAAAGCCTGCGACGACGATCTCTGGGAAGAACCCGACTGGGAGGCAGAATGGTCCTGGGTGATCGGCGAAACTGCCACTGATGCGCCACTCGTGCTACGAACCGGCAAGGACTCCTGGGAAGCTCTGGACCTTATAGTGGAAGAGGCGGACTGGCCCCTGACCAACACCACACTGACGACCATGGCCACCTGCCCACACACAGCATTCCAAGCCCTGACGCTGGTGTTCGAGCTGCATTCCAAGAACCTGCTGACAGGGGACACGGCGACGGAGAACCTCGTGCAGGAAGCAGCAGACCTGCTACAAGAAATCTCTTCTGCAAACCCCTCCGATGCCGACCTCCTCGGTTTCTACGCCGTCTTCCTCACAGAGATTCGCCACAACCACGACCGCGCCGAAGAAATCTACGAACAAGCCATCAAAGCCGACCCCAATGATGCCAAAATCCTAGGCAACTACGCCATCTTCCTCACAGACATTAGCCACAACCACGACCGCGCCGAAGAAATCTACGAACAAGCCATCAAAGCCGACCCCAATGATGCCAACCTCCTCGACATCTACGCAATCTTCCTTACAAAGATTCGCCACAACCACGACCGCGCCGAAGAAATCTGCAAACAAGCCATCAAAGTCGACCCCAACAACGCCAACAACCTCGGGATTTACTCTCAGCTTCTGTTCGTGACGGGTCGGGATGAGAAGGGGGCGAAGTTTGCGGAGCGCGCTCTGGGGCTTGCCGAGCAGGGTCAGGAAGCGCTGTGTGCGGAGTGTCACTTCTATTTGTTTATGCACTCCCCGCGGCACCGGACCGCGTCGGGGAGGGCACTCAAGGCCCTGCTGGCCGATGAGGTCACGACCGGCGGCTGGTCGTTCGAGGGGAACCTGGAACGCCTCAAACAGGAGGAAGACCCCCGGTACGAGCTCGCCTGGGCGGTCGCCGAGGCGCTGCGAACCGGCGATGCGAGCGCGCTGAACGATTTCGAGGAATGGCGCGACCTCGATCTCCCGGACCGGGAGGAATAG
- a CDS encoding CoA-acylating methylmalonate-semialdehyde dehydrogenase, with the protein MTKITHWIDGAPYEGQPSHTIPVENPATGKVVGELISASPADLDHAVASAKAAQKKWAKVSLAKRTAIMFKMRELVLAHQDELAKAIVEEHGKDYSDAIGEIQRGRETLDFACGINVALKGEYSSDISTGVDIHTIRQPVGVVAGICPFNFPVMVPMWMHPIAVAAGNAFILKPASPTPTASLIIARLYKEAGLPDGVFNVLAGDRNLVSNILTHPGIDAISFVGSTPVAHVIQDTGVAHGKRVQALGGANNHAIVLPDADLEFAAQHISAAAFGAAGERCMALPVVVAVGGIADKLAELVAANGAKIKVGFGLDEGVQMGPVITAKARDRIVGLIDDAEKRGAKVALDGRGLKVEGYEGGFWLGPTVLTHVPLDAPAYKEEIFGPVLCIVDAENYAEAIEIVNASEFGNGAAIFTNDGGYARRFQLDVEAGMVGVNVPIPTPVAYYSFGGWKESLLGDTHIHGPEGVHFYTRAKAITTRWPSESGAYAATMSFQREE; encoded by the coding sequence ATGACCAAAATCACCCACTGGATCGACGGCGCCCCCTACGAGGGCCAGCCTTCCCACACGATCCCCGTCGAGAACCCCGCCACCGGCAAGGTCGTCGGTGAACTGATATCCGCCAGCCCGGCCGACCTCGACCACGCCGTCGCCAGCGCCAAGGCGGCCCAGAAGAAGTGGGCCAAGGTTTCCCTCGCCAAGCGCACCGCCATCATGTTCAAGATGCGCGAACTGGTGCTGGCCCACCAGGACGAGCTGGCCAAGGCGATCGTCGAGGAGCACGGCAAGGACTACTCCGACGCCATCGGCGAGATCCAGCGTGGCCGCGAAACCCTCGACTTCGCCTGCGGCATCAATGTCGCGCTGAAGGGCGAGTACTCCTCCGACATCTCCACCGGCGTCGACATCCACACCATCCGCCAGCCCGTCGGCGTGGTCGCGGGCATCTGCCCCTTCAACTTCCCCGTCATGGTGCCGATGTGGATGCACCCCATCGCCGTGGCTGCCGGAAACGCCTTCATCCTGAAGCCCGCTTCCCCGACGCCCACCGCGTCGCTGATCATCGCCCGCCTCTACAAGGAGGCCGGCCTGCCCGACGGCGTGTTCAACGTCCTCGCCGGTGACCGCAACCTGGTCTCCAACATCCTCACCCATCCCGGGATCGACGCCATCTCCTTCGTCGGCTCCACCCCGGTGGCGCACGTCATCCAGGACACCGGTGTCGCCCACGGCAAGCGCGTCCAGGCCCTCGGCGGCGCCAACAACCACGCCATCGTCCTGCCCGACGCGGACCTCGAATTCGCCGCCCAGCACATCTCCGCCGCCGCCTTCGGTGCGGCAGGTGAACGCTGCATGGCGCTGCCCGTCGTGGTGGCCGTCGGTGGCATCGCCGACAAGCTCGCCGAACTGGTCGCCGCCAATGGCGCGAAGATCAAGGTCGGTTTCGGCCTCGACGAGGGCGTCCAGATGGGTCCGGTCATCACCGCCAAGGCCCGCGACCGCATCGTCGGTCTCATCGACGACGCCGAGAAGCGCGGCGCGAAGGTGGCGCTCGACGGCCGCGGCCTGAAGGTCGAGGGCTACGAGGGCGGCTTCTGGCTCGGCCCCACCGTCCTCACCCACGTCCCGCTCGACGCCCCCGCCTACAAGGAGGAGATCTTCGGCCCGGTGCTGTGCATCGTCGACGCCGAGAACTACGCGGAGGCCATCGAGATCGTCAACGCCAGCGAGTTCGGCAACGGCGCGGCGATCTTCACCAACGACGGCGGCTACGCCCGGCGTTTCCAGCTGGACGTCGAGGCCGGCATGGTGGGCGTCAACGTGCCCATCCCCACCCCGGTGGCCTACTACTCGTTCGGCGGCTGGAAGGAATCGTTGCTGGGCGACACCCACATCCACGGCCCCGAGGGTGTGCACTTCTACACCCGCGCCAAGGCCATCACCACCCGGTGGCCCTCGGAGTCCGGTGCCTACGCCGCGACGATGAGCTTCCAGCGCGAGGAGTGA